A DNA window from Shewanella baltica contains the following coding sequences:
- a CDS encoding ArsC family reductase, whose translation MTLYGIKNCDTVRKARKWIENHQLPVHFHDFRDDGLRQEDLEFWCNTSGWETVFNKRSTSFRALSDADKTDIDQAKAIQLMLAQPTLIKRPVLVVGEHVLIGFDEAAYKRVFSL comes from the coding sequence TTGACCCTCTACGGTATTAAGAATTGCGATACAGTGCGTAAAGCACGCAAATGGATTGAAAATCATCAACTTCCAGTTCACTTCCATGATTTTAGAGATGACGGCCTACGCCAAGAAGACCTCGAATTCTGGTGTAACACCTCAGGCTGGGAAACCGTATTCAATAAGCGCAGCACAAGCTTTCGTGCACTCAGTGACGCAGATAAAACCGATATCGATCAAGCCAAAGCCATTCAACTTATGCTGGCGCAACCGACACTGATCAAACGCCCCGTCTTGGTCGTCGGTGAACACGTGCTGATTGGCTTTGATGAAGCCGCCTATAAAAGAGTATTTTCACTATGA
- a CDS encoding M15 family metallopeptidase yields the protein MLTHLEIRPETARLYGLNSPELVEYLSPYHLGYHSFWLEANTAIAFNAMAEKAKDAGIALAICSAHRPFERQLAIWNAKASGKRAVLDANEQAVSIKGLSDDAIVDLILLWSALPGASRHHWGTDLDVFDANQIDVKALRLVEAEYVQAGPCAKLHAWLVENAHDFGFYFPFQQGQSAVSPEPWHISYFPVAQLLLPQFDRAELAILLENSDMLLKDAVLARLDYLVDEYVLRIAQP from the coding sequence GTGCTAACACACCTAGAGATCCGCCCCGAAACCGCAAGACTTTACGGCTTAAACTCCCCTGAATTGGTGGAATATTTAAGTCCGTATCACCTTGGGTATCATAGCTTTTGGCTCGAAGCGAACACCGCCATCGCCTTTAATGCGATGGCGGAAAAAGCCAAAGATGCGGGCATAGCACTCGCCATCTGCTCTGCCCACCGCCCTTTTGAGCGACAACTGGCGATTTGGAATGCCAAGGCCAGCGGTAAACGCGCGGTATTGGATGCCAACGAGCAGGCGGTAAGCATTAAGGGATTGAGTGATGATGCCATCGTCGACTTGATTTTGCTCTGGTCGGCGCTGCCCGGCGCTTCACGTCACCACTGGGGCACAGATCTCGATGTGTTCGATGCGAATCAAATTGATGTCAAAGCCCTGCGCCTTGTTGAAGCTGAATATGTCCAAGCTGGCCCCTGCGCCAAACTGCATGCTTGGCTAGTGGAGAATGCCCATGATTTTGGCTTTTATTTCCCGTTTCAACAGGGACAAAGCGCGGTCAGTCCTGAGCCTTGGCACATCAGCTATTTCCCTGTTGCGCAATTATTGTTGCCGCAATTCGATCGTGCCGAACTGGCAATCCTTTTAGAAAACAGTGATATGTTACTAAAAGATGCGGTACTAGCACGATTAGACTATCTAGTGGATGAATACGTATTGCGTATCGCTCAGCCTTAG
- a CDS encoding MFS transporter: protein MHSDVSWQRFKQFPRLMWIFLFGSFITRGSYYMVWPFLAVILYEKFALSATEVGMVLSCAAIISVFTSFVGSSLSDRIGRHKLMYLTGILYIISFSLLAEANSVEGYVVVMTLCSMATSLWRPLTSAAIGDIIADPKTRELAMQSLYFIVNVGCAVGPMLGVWLGLTGKQSSFYLTAVAFAVLLALLYWGFNHQTRQDVALAAGASSNDNLSDATSGTESDGASGSVNDMTSDGVNRGVNGLSSDTETSTKKAAVVSRKQIVAILLQDKLLQCLIFANILCMFIYAQMDSSLIQYLTRAGAPDLLTLISGMIFTNAMVIISTQFLLLKLMARFPLVKRIQIGLLLLICSQIWLAFNPLDLFWGWIGAIMVMSVAETILFPTMNVHIDRLAPDHLRGAYFGAASFYDLGFALAPLGGGIILDHFGGQWLFLTGAALSVLVIYLYSILDRLPRPDFSMFKAD from the coding sequence ATGCACAGCGATGTTTCTTGGCAGCGATTTAAGCAATTTCCGCGCTTGATGTGGATATTTTTGTTTGGGTCTTTTATCACCCGTGGCAGTTATTACATGGTATGGCCATTTTTGGCCGTTATTTTATATGAGAAATTCGCGCTAAGTGCCACTGAGGTCGGCATGGTCTTGTCCTGCGCCGCGATTATTTCGGTATTTACGAGCTTTGTTGGTAGCTCATTGTCCGACAGAATAGGTCGTCATAAGCTGATGTACCTGACGGGCATCCTCTATATCATCTCGTTTTCGTTATTGGCTGAAGCCAATTCTGTCGAGGGGTATGTGGTTGTGATGACCCTGTGCTCTATGGCCACGTCACTGTGGCGACCGCTGACATCGGCGGCTATTGGCGACATCATTGCCGATCCTAAGACGCGCGAATTGGCGATGCAGTCGCTGTATTTTATCGTCAACGTTGGCTGCGCCGTTGGCCCTATGCTTGGGGTATGGCTTGGTCTTACGGGCAAGCAGTCCAGTTTTTACCTTACTGCAGTGGCCTTTGCCGTGTTGTTAGCCTTGTTATATTGGGGATTTAACCATCAAACCCGTCAGGATGTTGCTTTGGCGGCTGGCGCCTCATCGAATGACAATTTAAGTGACGCTACGAGTGGTACTGAAAGTGATGGTGCAAGTGGTAGTGTAAATGACATGACAAGTGATGGTGTTAATCGTGGCGTGAATGGCTTATCGAGTGATACTGAGACGAGCACGAAAAAAGCGGCTGTCGTGAGCCGTAAGCAAATTGTCGCCATTCTATTGCAAGATAAACTGCTGCAATGTTTAATTTTCGCCAATATTCTGTGTATGTTCATTTATGCCCAAATGGACAGTTCGTTGATCCAATATCTCACTCGCGCTGGCGCGCCTGATTTACTGACGTTAATCTCTGGCATGATTTTCACTAATGCTATGGTGATTATCTCAACCCAATTTTTGCTATTGAAACTCATGGCCCGTTTTCCGCTCGTCAAACGGATTCAAATCGGATTGCTGTTACTTATCTGCTCACAAATCTGGCTGGCATTTAATCCACTGGATCTTTTTTGGGGCTGGATAGGGGCAATTATGGTGATGAGCGTCGCCGAGACGATTTTGTTTCCTACTATGAATGTGCATATCGACCGCTTAGCCCCTGACCATCTTCGGGGTGCTTACTTTGGCGCCGCCTCATTCTATGACTTAGGCTTTGCGCTCGCGCCCCTTGGCGGCGGTATTATATTGGATCATTTTGGCGGTCAGTGGCTGTTTTTGACGGGCGCCGCACTCTCGGTATTGGTGATTTATCTGTACAGCATTTTAGATAGACTAC
- the dapE gene encoding succinyl-diaminopimelate desuccinylase yields MIPADDYPVTELTKALIARPSVTPLDEGCQTLMAERLSAIGFNIEPMVFEDTTNMWARRGNEGPVFCFAGHTDVVPTGDVSRWHTPPFVPTIIDGYLYGRGAADMKGSLAAMVIATERFVAKHPDHNGSIAFLITSDEEGPFINGTTRVIDTLEARNEKITWALVGEPSSTLKLGDVVKNGRRGSLTGNLIVKGIQGHVAYPHLADNPIHKAAPFLAELSQMHWDNGNEFFPPTSFQIANINGGTGASNVIPGALDVMFNFRYSTEVTAEILIERVEALLKAHELGYDISWIFNGLPFLTGDGPLLDATRIAIRQVTGYETDPQTTGGTSDGRFIAPTGAKVLELGPVNATIHKVNECVKVDDLEQLALCYEVILEQLLC; encoded by the coding sequence ATGATACCAGCCGATGATTATCCCGTAACGGAACTGACAAAAGCGCTGATAGCCCGCCCTTCGGTGACGCCGCTTGATGAAGGCTGCCAAACCTTAATGGCTGAAAGACTCAGCGCCATCGGCTTTAATATCGAACCTATGGTATTTGAAGACACCACCAATATGTGGGCTCGCCGTGGCAATGAAGGTCCGGTCTTTTGTTTTGCCGGCCACACAGATGTTGTGCCAACAGGTGATGTGAGCCGCTGGCACACGCCGCCTTTTGTGCCCACCATTATCGATGGCTACTTATATGGCCGCGGCGCCGCAGACATGAAAGGTTCATTGGCGGCTATGGTCATTGCCACCGAACGTTTTGTGGCTAAACATCCCGATCATAATGGCTCAATCGCCTTTTTGATCACCAGCGATGAAGAAGGCCCCTTCATCAACGGCACGACGCGAGTCATTGATACCTTAGAAGCGCGCAACGAGAAGATCACCTGGGCGTTAGTCGGCGAGCCTTCATCTACCCTAAAGCTGGGTGATGTGGTCAAAAATGGTCGCCGCGGCAGTTTAACCGGCAACTTAATCGTGAAAGGCATTCAAGGCCACGTGGCCTATCCACACCTTGCCGATAATCCAATCCACAAAGCCGCGCCTTTCTTAGCTGAGCTGAGTCAGATGCACTGGGATAATGGCAATGAGTTCTTTCCGCCCACCAGCTTCCAAATCGCCAATATTAATGGCGGCACCGGCGCATCGAATGTGATCCCCGGCGCATTGGACGTGATGTTTAACTTCCGTTACTCCACCGAAGTGACCGCCGAAATATTGATTGAACGGGTTGAAGCCTTATTGAAAGCCCACGAGCTAGGCTACGATATTAGCTGGATTTTCAATGGTCTGCCATTTTTAACCGGCGATGGTCCACTGCTTGACGCGACCCGTATTGCTATTCGCCAAGTCACAGGCTATGAGACAGATCCACAAACCACAGGCGGCACATCGGACGGACGCTTTATCGCGCCAACGGGTGCTAAAGTGTTAGAGCTTGGCCCAGTGAACGCCACCATTCATAAAGTGAATGAATGCGTTAAAGTGGACGACCTTGAGCAGCTAGCCCTGTGTTATGAAGTGATTTTGGAACAACTATTGTGCTAA
- a CDS encoding alpha/beta fold hydrolase: MDFSAHRQQLIIADRKLSYLDVGTGPVLLFGHSYLWDSAMWAPQIAALSAHYRCIVPELWGHGQSDLLPDNGKTLLDIADHMLALMDDLDITDFSVIGLSVGAMWGAELVLKAPARVKTLVMLDSFIGFEPEVTRAKYDGMLDMITAAKAIPAPLISAISPLFFANNAAHNTPELVAGFEHSLATISAEKIPTIVKLGRMIFGRRDTMECAEQFTLPCLIMAGVEDKARSVLESYLMSDVIDGSQLVHIPAAGHISTLEQAEFINQHLADFLAKHH, translated from the coding sequence ATGGATTTTTCTGCACACCGTCAGCAGCTCATTATTGCCGATCGTAAATTAAGTTACCTTGATGTCGGTACAGGCCCTGTATTGTTGTTTGGCCACAGTTATTTGTGGGATAGCGCCATGTGGGCGCCTCAAATTGCCGCGCTAAGTGCCCATTACCGCTGTATTGTGCCAGAACTGTGGGGTCATGGTCAGTCAGATTTACTGCCCGATAACGGTAAAACCCTGCTCGATATTGCCGATCACATGTTGGCCTTAATGGATGATCTCGACATCACTGACTTTAGTGTTATCGGACTTTCAGTAGGTGCAATGTGGGGGGCCGAACTGGTACTCAAGGCACCAGCAAGGGTGAAAACCTTAGTCATGCTCGACAGTTTTATCGGTTTTGAACCCGAAGTGACCCGCGCGAAATATGATGGCATGCTGGATATGATTACCGCCGCTAAGGCGATTCCTGCGCCGCTTATCAGTGCGATTTCACCTTTGTTCTTCGCAAACAATGCCGCGCATAACACACCTGAACTGGTCGCTGGCTTTGAACACTCACTTGCCACAATCTCAGCAGAAAAAATCCCCACGATAGTGAAACTTGGACGAATGATTTTTGGTCGCCGCGATACCATGGAATGTGCGGAGCAATTTACACTCCCCTGCCTCATCATGGCGGGCGTTGAGGATAAAGCGCGCAGTGTGCTCGAAAGCTACCTAATGAGTGATGTCATCGATGGCAGTCAACTGGTGCATATTCCTGCGGCGGGACATATCTCGACCCTTGAACAAGCCGAATTTATCAATCAACACTTAGCCGATTTTCTCGCTAAACATCACTAA